In Elaeis guineensis isolate ETL-2024a chromosome 1, EG11, whole genome shotgun sequence, a genomic segment contains:
- the LOC140857087 gene encoding LOW QUALITY PROTEIN: pentatricopeptide repeat-containing protein At1g71490-like (The sequence of the model RefSeq protein was modified relative to this genomic sequence to represent the inferred CDS: inserted 3 bases in 3 codons) codes for MSIPSLLPKSHLSSTQAHIQKPWKNPLPLPHPNIPTPQTSKSPINQEEQQAPSIPPLSNHPLNSLIDSIKSFSSHGHLSKAFTTFSFLRLHSSSLLLPIPLSCLLSCTTSQRALPQGHQLHALILSLGLQDHPSLLPRLTTFYAXFNLRSDARAAVFSSNTFHVLPWNLLISACVRDGFPADALLVYKEMVRRGVEPDRFTFPSVLRACSEVLDLDLGKEVHRCIENGSMGWNLFAYNALVAMYSKCGELGVARKLFDEMPERDVVSWNSMISGYASKGMWDKALELFDMMRAGSLEVSSVTWNTIIGGSLQMSNYREALRLISQMRASGSAMDFVTLIVGLNACSRLGSLRLGKEIHGLAIHTFCDGFETVRNALITMYSRCKDMDSANILFQMAEIRSLVTWNAMIAGFALSDQAEEASQVFRDMIHSGVEPNYVTVVTYLALCARVANLQHGRELHCFITKHGFEGHRLLWNSLVDMYSKSGRILVARKVFDVMSDRDEVSYTSMIAGYGMQGEGITALELFDGMIDSGIKPDHIAMVAVLSACSHSGLVSQGQALFEKMVDSYSVVPRMEHYSCMVDLFSRAGLLGKAEEILXGTPFPPTSAMWAALVGACQVYGNTEIGERXARMLLEMRTDNSGHYVLIANMYAAAGCWEELAKVRTMMRDLGVRKAPGLAWADLGNGFHPFVVGDRSNPLAPEIYEMLEGLTDQMRDAGYVGNLDLWLEEETKG; via the exons ATGTCCATTCCATCCCTTCTCCCAAAATCCCACCTCTCCAGCACCCAAGCCCACATCCAAAAACCATGGAAGAATCCCCTTCCACTCCCCCACCCCAACATTCCAACTCCACAAACATCAAAATCCCCAAtaaatcaagaagaacaacaagccCCCAGCATTCCTCCCCTCTCCAATCATCCCCTCAACTCCCTCATAGATTCCATCAAATCCTTCTCCTCCCATGGCCACCTTTCCAAGGCCTTCACCACCTTCTCCTTTCTGCGCCTCcactcctcctctcttctcctccccatcCCCCTCTCTTGCCTTCTCTCCTGCACCACCTCCCAGAGAGCCCTCCCCCAGGGCCACCAGCTTCATGCTCTTATCCTCTCTCTTGGCCTCCAAGACCACCCTTCTCTTCTCCCCAGGCTCACCACCTTCTATG ACTTTAACCTCCGTTCCGATGCCCGTGCAGCAGTCTTTTCGTCGAACACCTTCCATGTCCTTCCATGGAATCTGCTCATCTCCGCCTGTGTTCGAGATGGCTTCCCTGCCGACGCCCTCCTCGTCTACAAAGAGATGGTTCGGAGGGGCGTCGAGCCCGATCGTTTCACTTTTCCGTCCGTTCTCAGGGCTTGCAGCGAGGTTCTCGACTTGGATTTGGGAAAGGAAGTGCATCGATGCATCGAGAACGGTAGCATGGGGTGGAATTTGTTTGCTTACAATGCTTTGGTGGCAATGTACTCCAAGTGCGGGGAGTTGGGTGTTGCCCGGAAGCTGTTTGATGAGATGCCTGAGAGAGATGTGGTGAGTTGGAATTCGATGATCTCGGGCTATGCTTCGAAGGGGATGTGGGATAAGGCTCTTGAGTTGTTTGACATGATGCGGGCGGGGAGCTTGGAGGTGAGCTCTGTGACTTGGAATACAATCATTGGAGGCAGCTTGCAGATGAGTAATTATAGAGAAGCACTGAGACTGATTTCTCAAATGAGAGCGAGTGGGTCTGCTATGGACTTTGTGACATTGATTGTTGGCTTGAATGCATGTTCTCGGCTTGGTTCTCTGAGATTGGGGAAGGAGATTCATGGGTTGGCAATCCATACCTTTTGCGACGGGTTTGAGACTGTGAGGAATGCATTGATCACAATGTACTCGAGATGTAAGGATATGGACTCTGCTAATATTTTGTTTCAGATGGCTGAAATCCGGAGCTTGGTGACATGGAATGCTATGATTGCGGGCTTCGCCCTCTCAGACCAAGCAGAGGAGGCTTCCCAGGTTTTCCGAGACATGATCCACTCTGGAGTTGAACCAAACTATGTGACGGTTGTGACCTACCTTGCTCTCTGCGCTCGGGTTGCAAACCTGCAGCACGGGCGAGAGCTCCATTGCTTCATAACCAAGCATGGATTCGAGGGCCACCGATTGTTGTGGAATTCTCTCGTTGACATGTACTCCAAGTCGGGCAGGATCTTGGTAGCTCGAAAGGTCTTTGATGTGATGAGTGACCGTGACGAAGTCTCCTACACTTCGATGATTGCAGGGTATGGAATGCAAGGTGAAGGCATCACTGCATTGGAGCTTTTTGATGGCATGATTGATAGTGGGATCAAACCAGACCATATAGCCATGGTGGCTGTCCTATCGGCCTGCAGCCACTCAGGACTTGTATCCCAGGGCCAGGCACTCTTTGAGAAGATGGTTGATTCTTATAGCGTTGTGCCGCGAATGGAGCACTACTCTTGCATGGTGGATTTATTCAGTCGAGCAGGTTTATTGGGGAAGGCAGAGGAGATTC GTGGAACACCATTCCCACCGACATCTGCAATGTGGGCAGCTCTTGTTGGGGCATGTCAGGTCTATGGGAACACAGAGATTGGGGAGA CAGCGAGGATGCTGCTGGAGATGAGGACCGACAATTCCGGGCATTATGTTTTGATTGCTAACATGTATGCAGCTGCTGGGTGTTGGGAAGAACTAGCGAAAGTGAGGACAATGATGAGAGACCTGGGTGTTAGGAAGGCACCAGGTCTGGCATGGGCTGATCTGGGGAATGGATTCCATCCATTTGTGGTGGGGGATAGATCAAATCCACTCGCTCCTGAGATCTACGAGATGTTGGAGGGGTTGACCGACCAAATGAGGGATGCTGGATATGTTGGCAATCTGGATTTGTGGTTAGAGGAGGAAACTAAGGGTTAA
- the LOC140850855 gene encoding uncharacterized protein — protein MLDHGSISFGRFAAESLSWERRSVFTHDRRQEELEKVNGLVAKKKAYFEEYYKRLRALKALQQNQQTELTLDYGGDGSNSSQTGEDDGTTLQVGTLQDGAVETIDASSGEPTNELTFPQDMNCREDLQTRQLYPGSTTSDIDSLRKNIEKIEPEKNSNHAVQTQDLETESLLSITRSTEEIEQNDISSVDGKDILGEPESSVSNVESGPAPDGSVSDLTNSRGSESQLAPDYNLIPDKTKLAVEKSSEGKLVPEVKKEPASSVRTGLEPTHGTRREVVQSSRGAKHPGQKLIGKADGRLHSDKAIASKVTGNHRSASVASRRSVTEVCSSITSARPFSLSMERRSGIREGAVRLDSKTSSRLASSQSRENGGSSVQGGSKKIITTCSMKSHGLQNKRDCKEVIRKSLPSESQETSLKGKDAHVLRQLKLSSNNLPVRNKSTSNGGSEVQLTNTIKRNKRKEEKEDVRLKEPQGPTKIVTPVTGIPRTGNKKVFPFGIAVQSDGGRKSQVNSMSLDGRKPKHATPPWR, from the exons ATGCTTGATCACGGGTCTATATCCTTTGGAAGATTTGCAGCTGAGTCATTGTCATGGGAGAGAAGGTCAGTCTTCACTCATGACAGACGTCAGGAGGAACTGGAGAAAGTTAATGGTTTAGTTGCCAAAAAGAAAGCATACTTTGAAGAATATTAcaaaaggcttcgagctttgaaGGCCTTGCAACAGAATCAGCAAACTGAGCTCACATTGGATTATGGTGGTGATGGCAGTAATTCTAGCCAGACTGGGGAAGATGATGGAACAACTTTGCAGGTTGGAACTCTTCAAGATGGGGCAGTAGAAACTATTGATGCCTCTTCAGGGGAACCCACAAATGAACTTACGTTCCCTCAGGATATGAATTGCAGAGAAGATCTTCAAACTAGACAGTTGTATCCAGGATCCACAACATCAGATATTGACTCATTGAGAAAAAACATAGAAAAAATTGAGCCGGAGAAGAACTCTAACCATGCTGTGCAGACGCAAGACTTGGAGACAGAATCCTTATTGTCAATAACTAGGAGCACAGAAGAGATTGAACAGAACGATATCAGTAGTGTTGATGGCAAAGACATTCTGGGGGAACCAGAGAGTTCGGTGTCTAATGTTGAATCTGGACCTGCTCCTGATGGGTCTGTCTCAGACCTGACAAATTCTAGAGGCAGTGAATCGCAGCTTGCACCAGATTACAACTTAATACCAGACAAAACCAAACTGGCTGTTGAGAAATCTTCAGAGGGTAAATTGGTTCCTGAAGTGAAGAAG GAGCCTGCTTCTTCTGTTAGGACTGGCCTGGAGCCAACACATGGAACAAGGAGAGAAGTGGTTCAGTCATCGAGGGGAGCCAAACATCCAGGACAGAAGCTAATTGGCAAGGCAGATGGCCGTCTCCATTCAGACAAAGCAATTGCCAGTAAAGTCACAGGCAACCATAGATCTGCCTCCGTTGCTTCGCGTAGGTCAGTTACAGAAGTGTGTTCCAGTATTACCAGTGCACGCCCATTTTCTCTTTCCATGGAAAGAAGATCAGGCATTAGGGAAGGTGCAGTGAGATTGGATTCCAAAACCTCCAGTAGATTAGCATCATCGCAAAGTCGGGAAAATGGCGGGTCTAGTGTGCAG GGTGGTTCAAAGAAGATAATCACAACCTGTAGCATGAAGAGCCATGGACTACAAAATAAAAG gGACTGCAAAGAAGTGATAAGAAAATCTTTGCCATCAGAGAGCCAGGAGACCAGTTTGAAGGGCAAAGATGCACATGTTCTCAGGCAATTGAAGTTAAG TTCAAATAACCTTCCTGTGAGGAACAAGTCTACTTCTAATGGTGGATCTGAAGTTCAGCTCACAAATACCATCAAAAGGAACAAACGGAAGGAG GAAAAAGAGGACGTAAGGTTGAAGGAGCCTCAAGGACCTACGAAGATTGTTACTCCTGTCACTGGAATTCCGCGGACAGGGAATAAAAAG GTATTTCCATTTGGGATTGCTGTGCAATCAGATGGTGGGAGGAAATCCCAAGTCAATAGTATGTCACTGGATGGAAGGAAGCCAAA GCATGCAACACCACCATGGCGATGA